One Keratinibaculum paraultunense genomic window carries:
- a CDS encoding YfcC family protein, whose amino-acid sequence MNKKKKLEFPTAFTVLFIVLILAAALTYIVPAGLYSKLVYDSEMDVFVIEDQEGNTTTVSATQKTLDNLNIKMDISKFKDGSIRKPIAIPDTYQRIPQSPQGIVSIIMAPVQGIMDTVDIMVFVLILGGIIGLINKTGTFDAAIAALSRRTQGKEFFLVIIIFSLIALGGTTFGLAEETIALYPILMPIFIASGYDAIVCIAAIYMGSSIGTMFSTTNPFSVVIASNAAGISFNEGLTFRIISLILAMIITLIYIYYYAKKTQKDRRNSLIYEEMDKIEEKFLKDYDPDNVIPFDWRRILILIIFLVAFPIMIWGVSTGTWWFPEMSALFLAVAIIIIFLSGLSEKEAVNTFLDGAADLISVVLIIGVARAINIVMDNGMISDTLLFYTSSIIKNMNTGIFAAVQMLLFSILGFFVPSSSGLATLSMPIMAPLADTVGISRAVVVSAYNWGQGWMAFITPTGLILATLEMVDVTYDKWLKFILPLMGIIGVFSIVMLVIHTIL is encoded by the coding sequence ATGAATAAAAAGAAGAAATTAGAATTTCCAACGGCTTTTACAGTTTTGTTCATTGTTTTAATACTAGCAGCAGCTCTTACCTATATAGTGCCAGCAGGGCTTTATTCTAAATTAGTATATGATAGTGAAATGGATGTTTTTGTAATAGAAGACCAAGAAGGGAATACTACCACAGTTTCAGCTACTCAAAAAACATTAGATAACTTAAATATTAAAATGGATATAAGTAAATTTAAAGATGGTAGTATTAGAAAACCTATTGCAATTCCAGATACTTATCAAAGAATTCCTCAATCGCCTCAAGGGATAGTATCAATTATAATGGCTCCAGTGCAAGGGATAATGGATACTGTAGATATAATGGTTTTTGTACTTATATTGGGAGGCATTATTGGATTAATTAACAAAACTGGTACTTTTGATGCGGCTATTGCTGCATTATCAAGGCGAACTCAAGGGAAGGAATTTTTCTTAGTAATAATTATTTTTTCACTGATAGCATTAGGAGGTACAACTTTTGGATTAGCGGAAGAAACTATTGCCCTATATCCTATACTAATGCCTATATTTATAGCCAGTGGCTATGATGCTATAGTTTGTATTGCAGCAATTTATATGGGTTCTTCAATTGGAACTATGTTTTCTACAACAAATCCATTTTCTGTAGTTATAGCATCTAATGCAGCGGGTATATCTTTCAATGAGGGACTTACTTTTAGAATTATATCATTGATTTTAGCTATGATTATAACATTAATATATATTTATTATTATGCAAAAAAAACTCAAAAAGATCGTAGAAATTCTCTAATTTATGAAGAAATGGATAAAATTGAAGAAAAATTTTTGAAGGACTATGACCCAGATAATGTGATCCCATTCGATTGGAGAAGAATATTAATTCTTATAATATTTTTAGTAGCTTTTCCAATTATGATTTGGGGAGTATCTACAGGAACTTGGTGGTTTCCTGAGATGTCAGCATTGTTTTTAGCAGTAGCTATAATAATTATATTTTTATCTGGGCTTTCAGAAAAGGAAGCTGTTAATACTTTTTTAGATGGAGCAGCAGACTTAATAAGTGTGGTATTAATTATTGGAGTTGCGAGAGCAATTAATATTGTTATGGACAATGGAATGATCTCTGATACATTGTTGTTTTATACTTCTTCTATAATTAAAAACATGAATACAGGAATCTTTGCAGCTGTACAAATGTTATTATTTAGTATTTTAGGTTTTTTTGTACCATCTTCCTCAGGATTGGCAACATTATCCATGCCAATTATGGCACCCTTAGCTGATACTGTAGGTATATCTAGAGCAGTTGTAGTATCTGCATATAATTGGGGTCAAGGTTGGATGGCTTTTATAACTCCAACAGGGCTTATTTTAGCAACTTTAGAGATGGTGGATGTAACCTATGATAAATGGTTAAAATTTATTCTTCCTTTAATGGGAATAATAGGAGTTTTTTCAATAGTAATGCTTGTTATTCATACGATATTGTAA
- a CDS encoding DUF6483 family protein, producing the protein MYKQDYIMRQIRNLVRFLSKIFLNKDIPIYQLPDTGEYTDTDYLYKELLFLLNQGKINEAENLLFENLDPGNKKYIELALDFYEKINNFSDDYLSENNFTRKEIEEGLKELSKKLGLKMFFS; encoded by the coding sequence ATGTATAAACAAGATTATATAATGCGTCAAATTAGAAATTTAGTAAGATTTTTATCTAAAATATTTTTAAATAAAGATATACCAATTTACCAATTACCAGATACAGGAGAATATACAGATACTGATTATCTGTATAAAGAATTGCTTTTTTTATTAAATCAAGGAAAAATAAATGAAGCGGAGAATTTATTATTTGAAAATTTAGATCCAGGTAATAAAAAATATATAGAATTAGCTTTAGACTTCTATGAAAAAATAAACAATTTTAGCGATGATTATTTAAGTGAAAATAATTTTACCAGAAAAGAAATAGAAGAAGGATTAAAGGAATTAAGTAAAAAGCTTGGTTTGAAGATGTTTTTCTCCTAA
- a CDS encoding RNA polymerase sigma factor, with protein sequence MDLKEHVTNIVNQYSNMVYKLALARTKDKADAEDVFQEVFIRYMKNYQKIVSDEHCKAWLIRTTINCSYDIFKSPWLKKTVSMIDNLIFSIEERSNVYCSVLELPKKYRTVIHLFYYEDMSIKEIAEALGIKEGTVKSQLHRGRNMLKESLKGEIDYV encoded by the coding sequence TTGGATTTGAAAGAGCATGTTACAAATATTGTCAATCAGTATTCAAATATGGTATATAAATTAGCCTTGGCAAGGACTAAGGACAAAGCAGATGCTGAAGATGTATTTCAGGAGGTTTTTATTAGATACATGAAAAATTATCAAAAAATTGTTTCTGATGAGCATTGTAAGGCATGGCTTATAAGGACTACAATAAATTGTAGCTACGATATATTTAAATCTCCATGGTTAAAAAAAACAGTTTCTATGATAGATAATCTAATATTTAGTATTGAAGAAAGAAGTAATGTATATTGCAGTGTATTAGAATTGCCCAAAAAATATAGAACAGTGATCCATCTTTTTTACTATGAAGATATGTCTATTAAAGAAATAGCTGAGGCACTTGGGATAAAAGAAGGGACAGTGAAATCCCAATTACATAGGGGAAGAAATATGTTAAAGGAATCTCTGAAAGGGGAGATTGATTATGTTTAG
- the rhuM gene encoding RhuM family protein: MLFQRDRSIISRHINNIYEEELDRDSTIAKYAIVQSEGNREVKREVVYYNLDMIIAVWYKIRSCEGRLFKKWVTSVLGE; encoded by the coding sequence ATATTATTTCAAAGAGATAGGTCTATTATATCTAGGCATATAAATAATATATATGAAGAAGAATTAGATAGGGATTCAACTATTGCAAAATATGCAATAGTTCAAAGCGAGGGAAATAGAGAAGTTAAACGAGAAGTAGTATATTATAATCTGGATATGATTATTGCTGTATGGTACAAGATTCGTTCCTGCGAAGGTAGATTATTTAAAAAATGGGTTACATCTGTATTGGGTGAATAA
- a CDS encoding DUF5052 family protein: MKKLNKKSKIVLILIINIFIFSLSGCAQIRDKLKTIRGELIGIHFTISAYDHYANKTLEVDGSKVTVGVLENEANIDPSSTGYQSGVLEITVNGKQMFQVGNTVIFAEDGLDVVEDFELPSDITVGKGGGFVPMDRFINNIKNKIGKEKTIIISSQMGIPLAVYQGKNVYVTVPDDLPKMTRLNIDGKSLYIHRANYIILDTEMMK; this comes from the coding sequence ATGAAAAAGTTAAATAAAAAATCAAAAATTGTATTAATACTTATAATAAACATATTTATATTTAGCTTATCAGGTTGTGCTCAAATTAGGGACAAGCTTAAAACTATTAGAGGTGAATTAATAGGTATACATTTTACTATCTCAGCCTATGATCATTATGCAAATAAAACCCTAGAAGTAGATGGAAGTAAAGTAACAGTAGGAGTTTTAGAAAATGAAGCTAATATTGATCCATCATCTACAGGATATCAATCTGGAGTACTTGAAATAACTGTAAATGGAAAGCAAATGTTTCAAGTAGGAAATACTGTTATTTTTGCAGAAGACGGCTTAGATGTGGTTGAGGATTTTGAATTGCCTAGTGATATAACTGTAGGTAAAGGTGGAGGATTTGTTCCTATGGACAGGTTTATCAATAATATAAAAAATAAAATTGGGAAAGAAAAAACTATTATTATTTCTAGTCAAATGGGAATTCCTCTAGCTGTTTATCAAGGTAAAAATGTGTATGTAACAGTTCCTGATGATTTACCTAAGATGACAAGACTTAACATTGATGGGAAATCTTTGTATATTCATAGAGCCAATTATATAATTTTAGATACGGAAATGATGAAGTAA
- the pepT gene encoding peptidase T has protein sequence MDKIVERFIKYIGIDTRSDENSSTCPSTKGQLELGKLLVEELKELGIEDAKQDENGYVYATLKSNIDKKVPTIGFIAHLDTSPDLDGKCINPRIFTYEGGDIKLNNQYTMTEKEFPYLKDLVGKELITTDGTTLLGADDKAGIAAIMNAVEYLINHPEIKHGDIKIAFTPDEEIGRGADKFDVKGFNADFAYTIDGGPLGELEYENFNAASVKIEIQGKNVHPGTAKGIMINSLRVAMEIENMLPVNEKPEYTEGYEGFYLLDNVNGSVDYTIMNYIIRDHFMEKFEQKKNYIRNVVDFLNDKYGDIINIEIKDSYYNMREKIESHMEIIELAKKSMLDLGIEPNIKPIRGGTDGARLSYMGLPCPNLFTGGYNFHGRYEFIPIESMKLASKLIVKIAENNVNNNFLI, from the coding sequence ATGGATAAAATTGTAGAAAGATTTATAAAATATATAGGAATAGATACTAGGTCTGATGAAAATTCTAGTACTTGTCCTAGCACTAAGGGTCAATTAGAGCTAGGTAAATTATTAGTAGAAGAATTGAAAGAATTAGGTATAGAAGATGCTAAGCAGGATGAAAATGGGTATGTATATGCAACTCTTAAATCTAATATAGATAAAAAGGTACCTACTATAGGATTTATTGCTCATTTAGATACTAGTCCAGATTTAGACGGGAAATGTATAAATCCAAGGATTTTTACTTATGAAGGAGGAGATATTAAATTAAACAACCAATATACTATGACTGAAAAAGAGTTTCCATATCTTAAAGATTTAGTAGGTAAAGAATTGATTACTACAGATGGAACTACACTATTAGGTGCAGATGATAAGGCAGGAATTGCTGCTATAATGAATGCTGTGGAATATTTGATTAATCATCCAGAAATAAAGCATGGAGATATTAAAATTGCATTTACACCTGATGAGGAAATTGGTAGAGGAGCAGATAAATTTGATGTAAAAGGATTTAATGCTGATTTTGCATATACTATAGATGGTGGACCTTTAGGAGAATTGGAGTATGAAAATTTTAATGCGGCTTCGGTAAAGATAGAAATTCAAGGTAAAAATGTACATCCTGGTACAGCTAAGGGTATTATGATAAACTCTTTAAGAGTAGCTATGGAAATTGAAAATATGCTACCAGTAAATGAAAAGCCTGAATATACAGAAGGCTATGAAGGCTTTTATTTATTGGATAATGTTAATGGCAGTGTAGATTATACTATAATGAATTATATTATTAGAGATCATTTTATGGAAAAATTTGAACAAAAGAAAAATTATATTAGGAATGTAGTAGATTTTTTAAATGATAAATATGGAGATATAATAAACATAGAAATAAAAGATAGTTATTATAATATGAGAGAAAAAATAGAATCTCATATGGAAATTATAGAGCTAGCTAAGAAATCTATGTTAGATCTTGGAATAGAGCCTAATATTAAACCTATTAGAGGTGGCACAGATGGAGCAAGACTTTCTTATATGGGATTACCTTGTCCAAATTTATTTACAGGAGGATATAATTTTCATGGAAGATATGAATTTATTCCAATAGAATCTATGAAATTAGCATCAAAATTAATTGTAAAAATTGCAGAAAATAATGTTAATAATAATTTTTTGATATAA